From Streptomyces sp. Edi4, one genomic window encodes:
- a CDS encoding SPW repeat protein, producing the protein METRGVAAVEELVILAGIYAAISGWTVHFSAAKPTLALSNLVVGIALAVLGLCMSMVPERSQDLNFVVLLLGAWLIISPWVVARSAGTGAILSNVITGACVCLFSLVAGGMLMSRSRKT; encoded by the coding sequence ATGGAAACCCGTGGGGTCGCGGCCGTCGAGGAACTTGTCATCCTCGCCGGCATTTACGCCGCGATCTCCGGCTGGACGGTCCACTTCTCGGCTGCCAAGCCGACCCTGGCCCTCAGCAACCTGGTCGTCGGCATAGCCCTGGCCGTCCTGGGCCTGTGCATGTCGATGGTCCCGGAACGGTCCCAGGACCTGAACTTCGTGGTCCTGCTCCTCGGCGCATGGCTGATCATCTCCCCCTGGGTCGTCGCACGTAGCGCCGGCACCGGAGCCATCCTCAGCAACGTCATCACAGGCGCGTGTGTGTGCCTGTTCTCCCTGGTCGCGGGCGGCATGCTGATGAGCAGGTCCCGCAAGACCTGA